Within the Photobacterium swingsii genome, the region CGCGTGGTGGTGCGGCGTTATCTGTGCGTCATATTACGGGTAAACCGGTTAAGTTCTTGGGTGTGGGTGAAAAAACCGACGCGCTAGAACCGTTCCATCCGGATCGTGTGGCATCACGTATCCTTGGTATGGGTGATGTACTGTCACTGATCGAAGACCTAGAGCGTAATGTTGATAAAGAGCAGGCTGAAAAGCTGGCGCAGAAGTTTAAAGAAAAGAAAGGTTTCGACTTAGAAGACTTCTTAAGCCAACTAAAACAAATGAAGAACATGGGCGGCATGATGGGCATGCTAGACAAAATGCCGGGCATGTCTCAGTTACCTGACAACATGAAAGATCAGGTTAACGATAAAATGTTTAACCAGATGGAAGCAATCATCAATTCAATGACCAAAGGTGAGCGTGAGCGTCCTGAATTGATCAAAGGTTCGCGTAAGAAGCGTATAGCTGCAGGTTCTGGTACCCAGGTACAAGATGTAAACCGTCTGCTTAAGCAGTTCACCCAAATGCAGAAAATGATGAAGAAAATGCAAAAGGGTGGCATGAAGAATATGATGCGCCAGATGAAAGGCATGATGCCTGGTGGCGGCATGTTCCCTGGTCGATAAGAAAACATTAAATAGGGATTTTTCCGTTAACTGGTGAAAAATTAGCTAAAGCAGTTGCATTCGTCAGTTTAAAGAGTAAAATTCCCGAGCTTAATTTGGCACGGCCCCCGTTGTTTCAGCGGGGGCAATTTTTATTCACAGTAATGCAAAGAGGACGATATGGTTACCATTCGTTTGGCTCGTCACGGCGCTAAGAAGCGTCCTTTCTATCACATCGTAGTTGCTGACTCACGTTGCGCACGCGACGGTCGTAACATCGAACGTATCGGTTTCTTCAACCCTGTTGCTAAGGGCCAAGAAGAGCGTCTACGTCTTGATCTAGATCGCGTAAACCACTGGGTTGGTCAAGGTGCAACAGTATCTGACCGCGCAGCTAAACTAATCAAAGACGCAGCGAAAGCAGCAGCTTAATTAGTATTTAAATCTGGGTAGAAGAGAAACGATGAGTTTAAAAAACCAAGACCACATTGTAGTCGGTAAACTGGGTGCCACCTATGGTATCAAGGGTTGGCTCAAAGTTTTTTCCTATACAGAACAATCTGAAAGCATTTTCTCTTACGCGCCTTGGCTTATTAAAGTTAAAGGCGAGTGGAAAGAGTTCCGCGTTGAATCGTGGAAACGCCATGGCCAAGGGTTGGTTGCTAAGCTAGAAGGTTTGGATATCCGCGAGGATGCTCAAGTGTTCACGAATGCTGAAGTAACTGTACCTGCAGGTCAGCTACCTGCGCTGTCGGATGAAGAATTCTACTGGCGTGAGTTGTTTGGTATGTCTGTATTCACTACTGAAGGTTACGACCTAGGTAAGGTAACTGACATCCTGGAAACAGGTTCAAATGACGTATTAGTAGTTAAGGCAAATCTAAAAGATGCTTTTGGGCAGAAGGAACGTTTAATCCCGTTCCTCGATGAGCAGGTCATCAAGTCGATTGATCGCACTGCTCAGCGGATCGAAGTTGACTGGGATCCTGGATTCTAATCCCCGGTAATAGGTGAACAAATGAAGGTAGGCATAATCAGCCTTTTCCCTGACATGTTTAATGCCATTACCAATTATGGGGTGACAGGCCAGGCGGTTAAAAAAGGCCTTTTGTCAGTAGAAACGTGGAACCCCCGCGATTTTACATATGACAAACATCGTACGGTTGATGATCGACCATACGGTGGCGGACCGGGTATGTTAATGATGGTGCAGCCTTTGCGCGATGCCATTCATGCTGCCAAACAGTCCGTTGAAGGTCAGGCTAAAGTCATTTACCTATCACCTCAGGGCCGTAAGCTTGATCAAGCAGGTGTTGAGGAGTTAGCCCAGAATGAGAATTTAATTCTTATCTGTGGGCGCTATGAAGGGGTAGATGAGCGCATTATCCAACAAGAGGTAGACGAAGAATGGTCTATCGGGGATTTTGTGCTGACTGGGGGCGAACTGCCTGCCATGACGTTAGTTGATGCAGTTGTCCGGTTTGTTCCGGGTGTGCTGGGAGACTTTGCGTCAGCAGAGGAAGATTCTTTTGCAAATGGCTTGCTAGATTGTCCACATTACACGCGTCCTGAAACGTTAGATGGGCAGGAAGTACCAAAAGTATTACTGTCAGGAAACCACAAGGACATTAGTCGCTG harbors:
- the rpsP gene encoding 30S ribosomal protein S16 is translated as MVTIRLARHGAKKRPFYHIVVADSRCARDGRNIERIGFFNPVAKGQEERLRLDLDRVNHWVGQGATVSDRAAKLIKDAAKAAA
- the rimM gene encoding ribosome maturation factor RimM (Essential for efficient processing of 16S rRNA); translation: MSLKNQDHIVVGKLGATYGIKGWLKVFSYTEQSESIFSYAPWLIKVKGEWKEFRVESWKRHGQGLVAKLEGLDIREDAQVFTNAEVTVPAGQLPALSDEEFYWRELFGMSVFTTEGYDLGKVTDILETGSNDVLVVKANLKDAFGQKERLIPFLDEQVIKSIDRTAQRIEVDWDPGF
- the trmD gene encoding tRNA (guanosine(37)-N1)-methyltransferase TrmD, which encodes MKVGIISLFPDMFNAITNYGVTGQAVKKGLLSVETWNPRDFTYDKHRTVDDRPYGGGPGMLMMVQPLRDAIHAAKQSVEGQAKVIYLSPQGRKLDQAGVEELAQNENLILICGRYEGVDERIIQQEVDEEWSIGDFVLTGGELPAMTLVDAVVRFVPGVLGDFASAEEDSFANGLLDCPHYTRPETLDGQEVPKVLLSGNHKDISRWRLKQSLGRTWLRRPELLENLALTDDQEFLLAEFIREHRASI